In Thermodesulfobacteriota bacterium, the genomic window GCGCCGGCTCTGTGCTGCGAGGGGAGTGATCGCCCGTTGCTTCCCCCGGGAGCCGGTGAGCCACCGGCTTGGGTGCCGGAAGGCGATGCTGCTACAATGCCGGGCGCAGGGGTAGCCGGGAGGACCGGGTAACCGCAGCCGCGGTTACCCGGTACGAGGGGCCACCCGTGGGAGCCGAGCCCCCCTTTACCCAAGGCCCGCGAACGGCACCGGTACCGCACGCGCGTCCGCTCCGAGAAAGAGGTTGCGATGAACAAGCTGGCCGCCCTGACCCTGATCCTTCTCGTCGGTACCGCGCCCGCGTGGGCCGCGCCGGTCCAGCCCGGCGATTACCGGCAAGCCAGCCAGGCCGAGCTGGTGGGCAAGGCCGACACGTACGTGAACCAGAAGGTCCAGGTGACGGGGACGTTTCTCTTCACCGGGAGCGATTTCTGCTACCAGATCCGCCGAACCAAGATCAACACCCGCGACTACTTCTGCTTCGCCCTGGGCACGCCGAGCCTCGTGCGGCTGTACTTGAGGAAGGACCACGAGCAGGCCGACGAGCTCCTCAACGTGAAGAAGGGGGCCCAGGTGACGGCCTACGGCACCTTCGACTCCCTGGGGGCGGACTACAGTTACGTGGTGGTGGACGCCATCGAGGTGAGGCCCGCGCAGTGAGCCCGCCGGAGCTGACCCACTTCGATGCGAGCGGCGCCGCCCGCATGGTGGACGTGGGGAGCAAACCACCCACGCAGCGCCGAGCCGTGGCCGCCGGCAGCGTGTGGGTGGGGGCGGAAACCTTCGGGCGCCTCTCCGGCGGCACGGTGGAGAAGGGCGACGTGCTCCAGGTGGCGCGGCTGGCCGGCATCATGGCCGCCAAGCGCACGGCCGAGCTCATCCCCCTGTGCCATCCCCTCCCCCTCTCCTCGGTCTCCCTGGACTTCACGCTGGATCCGGGCAGCCACCGGGTCGACATCCGGTGCGAGGCTCGGGTGTCGGG contains:
- the moaC gene encoding cyclic pyranopterin monophosphate synthase MoaC; amino-acid sequence: MSPPELTHFDASGAARMVDVGSKPPTQRRAVAAGSVWVGAETFGRLSGGTVEKGDVLQVARLAGIMAAKRTAELIPLCHPLPLSSVSLDFTLDPGSHRVDIRCEARVSGRTGVEMEALTGVAVAALTVYDMCKAVDKGMVIGDVRLLRKEGGKSGTYERGGGA